The proteins below are encoded in one region of Anguilla anguilla isolate fAngAng1 chromosome 3, fAngAng1.pri, whole genome shotgun sequence:
- the si:ch1073-157b13.1 gene encoding 7SK snRNA methylphosphate capping enzyme — MSFQCTVDYEFREHAYRKINKTSLLSKSRKWHSRLTVSSRISLRSTEWKMIEMSVDKETVLAGDGRVDPMTHQQPQQLTECTGSCTNAPKSLVATSGSLEDGTSCTVAAFSGSVVLTEQLTNESNSSGGCSRTESMGLGPRNHFRPKNGLQQPQQQQKMNKRRYSMNVGFKHPGFSKRRRRANSESDPVLPTNFLLGGNIFDPLNLNSLLDDEVNRALNAETPKSSPLPAKSRDPVEILIPKDITDPLNLNSAGGNSGILVSPLKSGGRKRHRNRHHGGGGGMATAQLDLSLSERGKPAEGCVAAAGGASLQSLPASRGAAASVVPEAPKEGAVLHLTPVPESPRPYELNTSINCRDEVVQPILPRSQSHAVTSSTVQSQAQGSANSVSVSSSATHQLPSSRHRKRRRTSSKSDSSITPTQPAKKGSVERGRGPGSGKRPQTFHTPVGGGRAGSLPASGKSGHQQLRNRRKQQKFQYGNYNKYYGYRNLGLSEDSRLRVLKPEWFRGKAVLDLGCNTGHVTLTIATNWRPARILGLDIDGGLIHAARQNIRHYLSELQAQEARRTAVGWQAEEGTGVKTQEGGLKERKKHRIQEQKAKVTEKGGNKMEDKQEAGQKQEEVTPMDTSGPTEKRGTGKGGKAGKVGLTERVVASREPLGGPVSIGRPFPISLRICRGPIAAPPLLRTIPGDFPANVSFVKGNYVLESDALLHTQQPEYDVILCLSMTKWVHLNWGDGGVQRLFKRAFRHLQPGGIFILEPQPWASYGKRKRLTETTYKNYYNIRFKPDRFTSYLTSEVGFSSYELLGTPKSSSRGFQRPIYLFHKGPSCSRK; from the exons ATGTCTTTTCAGTGTACTGTAGATTATGAATTCAGGGAGCACGCCTAccgcaaaataaataagactaGTCTTTTAAGCAAATCAAGAAAATGGCATTCCAGA TTAACCGTCAGCTCCAGAATCAGTCTCCGCAGTACTGAGTGGAAGATGATCGAGATGTCAGTGGACAAAGAGACTGTTTTAGCTGGTGATGGAAGAGTGGACCCCATGACGCATCAGCAACCCCAACAGCTCACAGAATGTACTGGAAGCTGCACTAATGCCCCCAAATCTTTGGTGGCCACATCTGGTAGCTTGGAAGATGGCACCTCTTGCACCGTAGCTGCTTTTTCGGGTAGTGTGGTTCTGACAGAGCAGCTGACTAATGAATCAAATTCTTCTGGGGGCTGCAGCCGCACTGAAAGCATGGGCCTAGGGCCTCGGAACCATTTTCGCCCAAAAAACGGGCTGCAAcaaccacagcagcagcagaagatgAACAAGCGCCGTTACAGCATGAATGTGGGTTTCAAGCACCCGGGCTTCAGCAAGAGGAGGCGACGGGCTAACTCGGAGAGCGACCCGGTCTTGCCCACCAACTTCCTGCTGGGTGGGAACATCTTTGACCCACTCAATCTCAACAGCTTGCTGGACGACGAGGTGAACCGAGCCCTGAATGCAGAGACGCCGAAGTCTTCGCCATTGCCTGCTAAGAGTCGTGATCCCGTGGAAATACTAATTCCCAAAGACATCACAGACCCTTTAAACCTTAACAGTGCTGGGGGGAACAGTGGTATCCTTGTGTCACCTTTGAAGAGCGGGGGCAGGAAGAGACATCGTAACCGGCAtcatggaggaggagggggtatGGCAACTGCACAGCTTGACCTCTCTTTGTCTGAGAGGGGTAAGCCCGCCGAGGGGTGTGTTGCAGCAGCTGGAGGGGCGTCCTTGCAATCACTGCCTGCATCCAGGGGTGCAGCAGCAAGTGTGGTTCCGGAGGCCCCCAAGGAGGGTGCTGTTCTCCACCTCACACCTGTTCCAGAGTCCCCTCGCCCATATGAGCTCAACACCTCTATCAACTGTCGGGATGAGGTTGTGCAGCCCATCCTGCCACGCAGCCAGTCACATGCTGTGACTAGCTCCACTGTCCAGTCTCAGGCACAAGGCTCGGCAAATTCAGTCTCCGTCTCATCCTCGGCCACCCACCAGCTTCCTTCCTCCCGGCACCGCAAGCGCCGGCGCACGTCCAGCAAGTCCGACTCATCGATCACCCCCACCCAGCCGGCTAAGAAAGGGAGCGTGGAAAGGGGGCGAGGACCTGGTTCAGGGAAGCGACCACAAACCTTCCATACACCAGTAGGGGGCGGTCGAGCAGGGAGCCTCCCTGCAAGTGGTAAGTCGGGCCACCAGCAGCTTCGGAATCGTCGCAAACAACAGAAGTTCCAGTATGGCAACTACAATAAGTATTATGGCTATCGCAACCTGGGTCTGAGTGAGGACTCGCGGTTGCGCGTGCTGAAGCCGGAATGGTTTCGGGGCAAAGCAGTGTTAGACCTGGGCTGCAACACAGGCCACGTGACCCTCACCATCGCCACCAACTGGCGCCCTGCCCGCATTCTAGGCCTGGACATTGACGGCGGACTGATTCATGCGGCACGCCAGAACATCAGGCACTACCTGTCGGAGTTGCAGGCACAAGAGGCCCGACGGACTGCGGTGGGGTGGCAGGCGGAGGAGGGAACAGGAGTCAAAACCCAGGAGGGGGGAttgaaggagaggaagaagcaCAGGATCCAGGAGCAGAAAGCAAAGGTGACTGAAAAGggaggaaacaaaatggaggacaaacaggaagcaggacaAAAGCAAGAAGAGGTTACACCAATGGACACTTCAGGTCCCACAGAAAAGAGGGgtacagggaagggggggaaggcAGGAAAGGTGGGACTGACAGAACGTGTTGTGGCCTCTAGAGAGCCCCTTGGAGGTCCCGTGAGCATAGGCCGCCCTTTTCCTATTTCACTGCGGATCTGTAGGGGCCCCATTGCAGCACCCCCCCTTTTACGCACCATCCCTGGGGACTTCCCTGCCAATGTCTCCTTTGTCAAG GGAAACTACGTCCTGGAGAGTGACGCGCTCCTGCACACCCAGCAGCCGGAGTATGACGTTATCCTGTGCCTGAGCATGACCAAGTGGGTGCACCTGAACTGGGGCGACGGTGGGGTGCAGCGCCTCTTCAAACGGGCCTTCAGGCACCTGCAGCCTGGAGGAATCTTCATTCTGGAGCCACAGCCATGGGCCTCGTACGGAAAGAGGAAGAGGCTCACG GAGACCACCTATAAGAATTACTACAATATCCGCTTCAAGCCAGATCGGTTCACCTCCTACCTGACATCAGAAGTGGGCTTTTCCAGCTATGAGCTCCTTGGCACACCTAAGAGCTCCTCCAGAG GATTTCAGAGGCCTATCTACCTGTTCCACAAAGGACCGTCTTGCTCAAGGAAATGA
- the LOC118222254 gene encoding zinc finger CW-type PWWP domain protein 1-like isoform X1, giving the protein MDTTRGLKEKPRFASPVARGGQNEGERKNQIQKEEMIKKTKEREEKEGPEGERESFHASGKKEFETGEVLECSEKSEIGKGNRSTSVEPKQTKILKSEKKNLSAKEVKGGKFTKAKRKRTIGCVAPDENLEAEDAESGVVQGDGGGVAECREQEADTGNLLEEKKPMLSGGAQSSTSVGKKSKTKKKDLGVEVQEEEGIKKNKSKSMRAEGGDKEKRRGNSVESKQKASQGATTGLGKARVQSVIKSQDPQPISSLLSDSQYNEIFESVLDSSLEHCLEDARAVLSEVELLQASIGKSCESSAIGGNWEGELESSQSGRSSRGTGQGKKRKLQEKSVEKTSGEQTEECEQEPKKSNCNGDEYDLWAQCSRNSCKKWRKLKWHEDLSVLPADWACSQNTDPQHSSCDCPEENWSGSEEDLVHSSLVPGSMVWAQQPGFPWWPAMIESDPDAKSSFLFKNKTEKSPSKYHVTYFGEPATRAWVSACRVKAFHALSEEAASSMVRQQSYKKMFSVSLNMSRQAEKLPLKRRLAKFGFLSRYQDSRISVGDNSTESSEGYSCDEEDFAGTSKKRCKKGAKPEAKKKAAKLPSNCQKQNGRNGPKLNSNKELGKKEKGKEEEKKKAANTLFPGPKEKKAASKPESAGEAELGAGGERAEKKVLTPSFTKPKDKKTTDKQALQVEKPQLKVREQTIPGITAPRGQEGGEGERGSESTGEDRKAGKIKEKDDGVKRDVEKEGSGEERKNKILPEVKREGSVTKEDRRGSATEGEMKEESEGEALEEECTKKTEKSAALEDLTGFLEDDMEILNCQQEFLNDVGTEEEEDGEEFNLMLFKGVRATYLPA; this is encoded by the exons ATGGATACAACACGGg GTCTAAAGGAAAAGCCCAGGTTTGCCTCCCCAGTTGCTCGAGGTGGGCAGAATGAAGGCGAGAGGAAGAACCAGATccaaaaagaggaaatgatcaaaaaaacaaaagaaagggaagagaaagaaggtccagagggagaaagagaatcTTTTCATGcctcaggaaaaaaagagtttgaaaCGGGAGAGGTTTTGGAATGCAGTGAAAAATCAGAGATAGGCAAGGGTAATAGAAGCACAAGTgtagagccaaaacaaacaaagatcTTAAAATCAGAGAAGAAAAATCTGTCTGCAAAAGAGGTGAAAGGTGGAAAGTTTACCAAAGCTAAAAGAAAGAGAACCATAGGGTGTGTTGCGCCAGATGAGAATCTGGAAGCAGAAGATGCAGAGTCAGGGGTCGTgcagggagatggagggggcgtggctgaATGTAGGGAGCAGGAGGCCGACACAGGGAACTTGCTGGAGGAAAAGAAACCCATGCTGTCAGGAGGAGCCCAAAGCTCAACATCAGTGGGGAAGAAAAGCAAAACCAAGAAGAAGGATTTGGGGGTAGAAgtgcaggaggaggaagggatTAAGAAAAACAAGAGCAAGAGTATGAGAGCAGAAGGAGGAGATAAGGAGAAGCGGAGAGGGAACAGTGTGGAGTCCAAGCAGAAAGCCAGCCAGGGAGCTACGACAGGGCTAGGGAAGGCCAGGGTGCAAAGTGTCATCAAGAGCCAG GACCCCCAGCCCATCAGCTCCCTGCTGTCTGACAGCCAGTACAATGAGATCTTCGAAAGTGTGCTGGACTCCTCACTGGAACACTGTCTGG aGGATGCCAGGGCAGTGCTGAGTGAAGTGGAGTTGTTGCAGGCCAGTATTGGCAAAAGCTGTGAAAG CAGTGCCATTGGTGGAAACTGGGAGGGAGAGCTTGAATCGAGCCAATCCGGCAGGAGCAGTCGGGGCACTGGtcagggaaagaaaagaaaactacaGGAAAAGAGTGTGGAGAAGACCAGTGGCGAGCAAACTGAAGAGTGTGAGCAGGAGCCCAAAAAAAGCAACTGCAATGGAgatgaat ATGACTTGTGGGCCCAGTGCAGCAGAAACAGCTGTAAGAAGTGGAGGAAGCTGAAGTGGCACGAGGACCTTTCAGTTCTGCCGGCAGACTGGGCCTGCTCCCAGAACACCG ACCCCCAGCACAGCAGCTGCGACTGCCCGGAGGAGAACTGGAGCGGCAGTGAGGAGGACCTGGTCCACAGCAGCCTGGTCCCTGGATCCATGGTGTGGGCTCAGCAACCCGGCTTCCCCTG GTGGCCAGCGATGATTGAGTCTGACCCAGACGCCAAGTCATCCTTCCTTTTCAAGAACAAGACGGAGAAATCCCCT TCCAAGTACCACGTGACGTACTTTGGAGAGCCGGCCACCCGCGCGTGGGTGTCTGCCTGCAGGGTGAAGGCCTTCCACGCTCTCTCCGAGGAGGCCGCGTCGAGC ATGGTCAGGCAGCAGAGCTACAAGAAGATGTTCAGCGTATCGCTGAACAtgagcagacaggcagagaaacTTCCTCTAAAG CGGAGACTGGCAAAGTTTGGGTTTTTGAGCCGGTACCAGGACAGCAGAATCTCTGTGGGGGACAACAGCACAG AAAGCAGCGAGGGGTACTCTTGTGATGAG GAGGATTTTGCTGGCACATCTAAGAAAAGATGCAAGAAAGGAGCAAAGCCAGAAGCTAAAAAGAAGG CGGCCAAACTTCCTTCGAACTGCCAGAAACAGAATGGCCGAAATGGACCAAAGCTGAACAGTAATAAAG AGCTTGGGAAAAAGGAgaagggaaaggaggaggagaaaaagaaagcagcGAATACACTGTTCCCTGGACCAAAAGAGAAGAAAGCTGCCAGCAAACCAG AGTCAGCAGGGGAGGCCGAgctgggagcaggaggagagcgagCGGAGAAGAAAGTGCTCACTCCTTCATTCACCAAGCCGAAGGACAAGAAAACCACAGACAAACAAG CGCTGCAAGTGGAAAAGCCCCAGCTCAAAGTCAGAGAGCAGACCATCCCAGGTATCACTGCTCCCAGAGgtcaggaggggggagagggagagaggggctcgGAAAGTACAGGAGAGGACAGGAAAGCCGGAAAGATAAAGGAAAAGGATGATGGGGTCAAGAGAGATGTGGAAAAGGAagggagtggagaggagaggaagaacaaAATACTGCCGGAGGTGAAAAGGGAAGGGAGCGTGACAAAGGAGGACAGAAGAGGGAGCGCCACTGAGGGAGAGATGAAAGAAGAGAGTGAAGGGGAGGCACTGGAAGAGGAATGCACGAAGAAGACAGAGAAGAGCGCTGCATTGGAGGACCTGACCGGCTTTCTGGAGGATGACATGGAGATCCTGAACTGCCAGCAGGAGTTTCTCAATGATGTGGGcactgaggaggaagaggacggagAAGAGTTTAATTTAATGCTGTTTAAGGGAGTAAGGGCGACTTACCTTCCTGCTTGA
- the LOC118222254 gene encoding zinc finger CW-type PWWP domain protein 1-like isoform X2, with protein sequence MDTTRGLKEKPRFASPVARGGQNEGERKNQIQKEEMIKKTKEREEKEGPEGERESFHASGKKEFETGEVLECSEKSEIGKGNRSTSVEPKQTKILKSEKKNLSAKEVKGGKFTKAKRKRTIGCVAPDENLEAEDAESGVVQGDGGGVAECREQEADTGNLLEEKKPMLSGGAQSSTSVGKKSKTKKKDLGVEVQEEEGIKKNKSKSMRAEGGDKEKRRGNSVESKQKASQGATTGLGKARVQSVIKSQDPQPISSLLSDSQYNEIFESVLDSSLEHCLEDARAVLSEVELLQASIGKSCESAIGGNWEGELESSQSGRSSRGTGQGKKRKLQEKSVEKTSGEQTEECEQEPKKSNCNGDEYDLWAQCSRNSCKKWRKLKWHEDLSVLPADWACSQNTDPQHSSCDCPEENWSGSEEDLVHSSLVPGSMVWAQQPGFPWWPAMIESDPDAKSSFLFKNKTEKSPSKYHVTYFGEPATRAWVSACRVKAFHALSEEAASSMVRQQSYKKMFSVSLNMSRQAEKLPLKRRLAKFGFLSRYQDSRISVGDNSTESSEGYSCDEEDFAGTSKKRCKKGAKPEAKKKAAKLPSNCQKQNGRNGPKLNSNKELGKKEKGKEEEKKKAANTLFPGPKEKKAASKPESAGEAELGAGGERAEKKVLTPSFTKPKDKKTTDKQALQVEKPQLKVREQTIPGITAPRGQEGGEGERGSESTGEDRKAGKIKEKDDGVKRDVEKEGSGEERKNKILPEVKREGSVTKEDRRGSATEGEMKEESEGEALEEECTKKTEKSAALEDLTGFLEDDMEILNCQQEFLNDVGTEEEEDGEEFNLMLFKGVRATYLPA encoded by the exons ATGGATACAACACGGg GTCTAAAGGAAAAGCCCAGGTTTGCCTCCCCAGTTGCTCGAGGTGGGCAGAATGAAGGCGAGAGGAAGAACCAGATccaaaaagaggaaatgatcaaaaaaacaaaagaaagggaagagaaagaaggtccagagggagaaagagaatcTTTTCATGcctcaggaaaaaaagagtttgaaaCGGGAGAGGTTTTGGAATGCAGTGAAAAATCAGAGATAGGCAAGGGTAATAGAAGCACAAGTgtagagccaaaacaaacaaagatcTTAAAATCAGAGAAGAAAAATCTGTCTGCAAAAGAGGTGAAAGGTGGAAAGTTTACCAAAGCTAAAAGAAAGAGAACCATAGGGTGTGTTGCGCCAGATGAGAATCTGGAAGCAGAAGATGCAGAGTCAGGGGTCGTgcagggagatggagggggcgtggctgaATGTAGGGAGCAGGAGGCCGACACAGGGAACTTGCTGGAGGAAAAGAAACCCATGCTGTCAGGAGGAGCCCAAAGCTCAACATCAGTGGGGAAGAAAAGCAAAACCAAGAAGAAGGATTTGGGGGTAGAAgtgcaggaggaggaagggatTAAGAAAAACAAGAGCAAGAGTATGAGAGCAGAAGGAGGAGATAAGGAGAAGCGGAGAGGGAACAGTGTGGAGTCCAAGCAGAAAGCCAGCCAGGGAGCTACGACAGGGCTAGGGAAGGCCAGGGTGCAAAGTGTCATCAAGAGCCAG GACCCCCAGCCCATCAGCTCCCTGCTGTCTGACAGCCAGTACAATGAGATCTTCGAAAGTGTGCTGGACTCCTCACTGGAACACTGTCTGG aGGATGCCAGGGCAGTGCTGAGTGAAGTGGAGTTGTTGCAGGCCAGTATTGGCAAAAGCTGTGAAAG TGCCATTGGTGGAAACTGGGAGGGAGAGCTTGAATCGAGCCAATCCGGCAGGAGCAGTCGGGGCACTGGtcagggaaagaaaagaaaactacaGGAAAAGAGTGTGGAGAAGACCAGTGGCGAGCAAACTGAAGAGTGTGAGCAGGAGCCCAAAAAAAGCAACTGCAATGGAgatgaat ATGACTTGTGGGCCCAGTGCAGCAGAAACAGCTGTAAGAAGTGGAGGAAGCTGAAGTGGCACGAGGACCTTTCAGTTCTGCCGGCAGACTGGGCCTGCTCCCAGAACACCG ACCCCCAGCACAGCAGCTGCGACTGCCCGGAGGAGAACTGGAGCGGCAGTGAGGAGGACCTGGTCCACAGCAGCCTGGTCCCTGGATCCATGGTGTGGGCTCAGCAACCCGGCTTCCCCTG GTGGCCAGCGATGATTGAGTCTGACCCAGACGCCAAGTCATCCTTCCTTTTCAAGAACAAGACGGAGAAATCCCCT TCCAAGTACCACGTGACGTACTTTGGAGAGCCGGCCACCCGCGCGTGGGTGTCTGCCTGCAGGGTGAAGGCCTTCCACGCTCTCTCCGAGGAGGCCGCGTCGAGC ATGGTCAGGCAGCAGAGCTACAAGAAGATGTTCAGCGTATCGCTGAACAtgagcagacaggcagagaaacTTCCTCTAAAG CGGAGACTGGCAAAGTTTGGGTTTTTGAGCCGGTACCAGGACAGCAGAATCTCTGTGGGGGACAACAGCACAG AAAGCAGCGAGGGGTACTCTTGTGATGAG GAGGATTTTGCTGGCACATCTAAGAAAAGATGCAAGAAAGGAGCAAAGCCAGAAGCTAAAAAGAAGG CGGCCAAACTTCCTTCGAACTGCCAGAAACAGAATGGCCGAAATGGACCAAAGCTGAACAGTAATAAAG AGCTTGGGAAAAAGGAgaagggaaaggaggaggagaaaaagaaagcagcGAATACACTGTTCCCTGGACCAAAAGAGAAGAAAGCTGCCAGCAAACCAG AGTCAGCAGGGGAGGCCGAgctgggagcaggaggagagcgagCGGAGAAGAAAGTGCTCACTCCTTCATTCACCAAGCCGAAGGACAAGAAAACCACAGACAAACAAG CGCTGCAAGTGGAAAAGCCCCAGCTCAAAGTCAGAGAGCAGACCATCCCAGGTATCACTGCTCCCAGAGgtcaggaggggggagagggagagaggggctcgGAAAGTACAGGAGAGGACAGGAAAGCCGGAAAGATAAAGGAAAAGGATGATGGGGTCAAGAGAGATGTGGAAAAGGAagggagtggagaggagaggaagaacaaAATACTGCCGGAGGTGAAAAGGGAAGGGAGCGTGACAAAGGAGGACAGAAGAGGGAGCGCCACTGAGGGAGAGATGAAAGAAGAGAGTGAAGGGGAGGCACTGGAAGAGGAATGCACGAAGAAGACAGAGAAGAGCGCTGCATTGGAGGACCTGACCGGCTTTCTGGAGGATGACATGGAGATCCTGAACTGCCAGCAGGAGTTTCTCAATGATGTGGGcactgaggaggaagaggacggagAAGAGTTTAATTTAATGCTGTTTAAGGGAGTAAGGGCGACTTACCTTCCTGCTTGA